Proteins found in one Zea mays cultivar B73 chromosome 1, Zm-B73-REFERENCE-NAM-5.0, whole genome shotgun sequence genomic segment:
- the LOC103640373 gene encoding uncharacterized protein isoform X5, translating to MPPPPHDIAHPLFSLPSLSAVDVRSPGAIACARLPPSLAPRWTSQLVWGHGSPTDRGSRRLMRNVLRRLGAFMLVNLPKKKAATETVAS from the exons ATGCCGCCGCCGCCACACGACATCGCACATCCGCTCTTCTCCCTCCCCTCGCTCTCGGCGGTCGACGTGCGCTCCCCTGGTGCCATCGCTTGTGCCCGGCTCCCGCCATCGCTGGCTCCCCGATGGACCTCGCAGCTAGTGTGGGGCCATGGATCCCCGACGGATCGAGGGTCGCGCCGCCTCATGAG GAATGTCCTCAGGAGGCTTGGAGCCTTCATGCTGGTCAATCTTCCCAAGAAGAAAG CTGCAACCGAAACAGTAGCCAGCTGA
- the LOC103640373 gene encoding uncharacterized protein isoform X2, translating into MPPPPHDIAHPLFSLPSLSAVDVRSPGAIACARLPPSLAPRWTSQLVWGHGSPTDRGSRRLMRNVLRRLGAFMLVNLPKKKGVLRLQMLLVCLHCNRNSSQLNMLTC; encoded by the exons ATGCCGCCGCCGCCACACGACATCGCACATCCGCTCTTCTCCCTCCCCTCGCTCTCGGCGGTCGACGTGCGCTCCCCTGGTGCCATCGCTTGTGCCCGGCTCCCGCCATCGCTGGCTCCCCGATGGACCTCGCAGCTAGTGTGGGGCCATGGATCCCCGACGGATCGAGGGTCGCGCCGCCTCATGAG GAATGTCCTCAGGAGGCTTGGAGCCTTCATGCTGGTCAATCTTCCCAAGAAGAAAGGTGTATTGAGACTTCAAATGCTTCTAGTTTGTCTTCA CTGCAACCGAAACAGTAGCCAGCTGAACATGCTGACATGTTAA
- the LOC118476067 gene encoding uncharacterized protein, whose translation MWDPHGRETVRERSDRAMDQMAHDEEVEDLGDLDSTLPDSVLPEASEVELAPPSDAGEGPSVTPTPTGAGEDPAPAPALTGEDASKVVGEPATEHPAAAAGPSQVAG comes from the exons ATGTGGGACCCTCACGGCCGGGAGACGGTCCGGGAGAGGTCCGACCGGGCGATGGATCAA atggcgcatgACGAAGAGGTTGAGGACCTTGGTGATCTGGACAGCACGCTGCCCGACAGCGTGCTGCCCGAGGCATCGGAGGTGGAGCTGGCGCCGCCATCCGATGCGGGCGAGGGCCCCTCGGTGACCCCCACGCCGACTGGAGCTGGCGAAGACCCCGCGCCAGCCCCTGCACTGACGGGTGAGGACGCCTCAAAGGTGGTGGGCGAACCAGCTACAGAACACCCAGCGGCggcggccgggccttcgcaggtggcgggaTAG
- the LOC103640373 gene encoding uncharacterized protein isoform X3, with product MDSLSEMAQQGEFLIGLLNELACWALAPGAESFFRSLLLGRIWMRSLFECSKYENQADSCTFELPLTWRTFSVSSICRNVLRRLGAFMLVNLPKKKAATETVAS from the exons ATGGATTCATTGAGCGAGATGGCACAGCAAGGTGAGTTTCTGATTGGACTCCTCAATGAACTAGCCTGTTGGGCTTTGGCACCTGGAGCAGAGTCATTCTTCAGGTCCCTTCTGTTAGGAAGGATTTGGATGCGCTCCTTGTTTGAGTGCTCCAAATATGAAAACCAAGCAG ATAGCTGTACCTTTGAACTTCCTCTTACTTGGAGGACTTTCAGTGTTTCTTCTATCTGCAGGAATGTCCTCAGGAGGCTTGGAGCCTTCATGCTGGTCAATCTTCCCAAGAAGAAAG CTGCAACCGAAACAGTAGCCAGCTGA
- the LOC103640373 gene encoding uncharacterized protein isoform X8 gives MPPPPHDIAHPLFSLPSLSAVDVRSPGAIACARLPPSLAPRWTSQLVWGHGSPTDRGSRRLMRKIIFLARTENT, from the exons ATGCCGCCGCCGCCACACGACATCGCACATCCGCTCTTCTCCCTCCCCTCGCTCTCGGCGGTCGACGTGCGCTCCCCTGGTGCCATCGCTTGTGCCCGGCTCCCGCCATCGCTGGCTCCCCGATGGACCTCGCAGCTAGTGTGGGGCCATGGATCCCCGACGGATCGAGGGTCGCGCCGCCTCATGAG AAAAATCATCTTTTTGGCTCGAACAGAAAATACCTGA
- the LOC103640373 gene encoding uncharacterized protein isoform X1: protein MPPPPHDIAHPLFSLPSLSAVDVRSPGAIACARLPPSLAPRWTSQLVWGHGSPTDRGSRRLMRNVLRRLGAFMLVNLPKKKGVLRLQMLLVCLQLSVIVNLFLLFSINLCLW, encoded by the exons ATGCCGCCGCCGCCACACGACATCGCACATCCGCTCTTCTCCCTCCCCTCGCTCTCGGCGGTCGACGTGCGCTCCCCTGGTGCCATCGCTTGTGCCCGGCTCCCGCCATCGCTGGCTCCCCGATGGACCTCGCAGCTAGTGTGGGGCCATGGATCCCCGACGGATCGAGGGTCGCGCCGCCTCATGAG GAATGTCCTCAGGAGGCTTGGAGCCTTCATGCTGGTCAATCTTCCCAAGAAGAAAGGTGTATTGAGACTTCAAATGCTTCTAGTTTGTCTTCAGCTGAGTGTAATCGTCAATTTATTCTTACTGTTTTCTATAAACCTATGTCTGTGGTAG
- the LOC103640373 gene encoding uncharacterized protein isoform X7, with amino-acid sequence MDSLSEMAQQGEFLIGLLNELACWALAPGAESFFRSLLLGRIWMRSLFECSKYENQAGMSSGGLEPSCWSIFPRRKLQPKQ; translated from the exons ATGGATTCATTGAGCGAGATGGCACAGCAAGGTGAGTTTCTGATTGGACTCCTCAATGAACTAGCCTGTTGGGCTTTGGCACCTGGAGCAGAGTCATTCTTCAGGTCCCTTCTGTTAGGAAGGATTTGGATGCGCTCCTTGTTTGAGTGCTCCAAATATGAAAACCAAGCAG GAATGTCCTCAGGAGGCTTGGAGCCTTCATGCTGGTCAATCTTCCCAAGAAGAAAG CTGCAACCGAAACAGTAG
- the LOC103640373 gene encoding uncharacterized protein isoform X6 — MDSLSEMAQQGEFLIGLLNELACWALAPGAESFFRSLLLGRIWMRSLFECSKYENQAVFLLSAGMSSGGLEPSCWSIFPRRKLQPKQ; from the exons ATGGATTCATTGAGCGAGATGGCACAGCAAGGTGAGTTTCTGATTGGACTCCTCAATGAACTAGCCTGTTGGGCTTTGGCACCTGGAGCAGAGTCATTCTTCAGGTCCCTTCTGTTAGGAAGGATTTGGATGCGCTCCTTGTTTGAGTGCTCCAAATATGAAAACCAAGCAG TGTTTCTTCTATCTGCAGGAATGTCCTCAGGAGGCTTGGAGCCTTCATGCTGGTCAATCTTCCCAAGAAGAAAG CTGCAACCGAAACAGTAG
- the LOC103640373 gene encoding uncharacterized protein isoform X4: MPPPPHDIAHPLFSLPSLSAVDVRSPGAIACARLPPSLAPRWTSQLVWGHGSPTDRGSRRLMRNVLRRLGAFMLVNLPKKKGVLRLQMLLVCLQLSLQPKQ; the protein is encoded by the exons ATGCCGCCGCCGCCACACGACATCGCACATCCGCTCTTCTCCCTCCCCTCGCTCTCGGCGGTCGACGTGCGCTCCCCTGGTGCCATCGCTTGTGCCCGGCTCCCGCCATCGCTGGCTCCCCGATGGACCTCGCAGCTAGTGTGGGGCCATGGATCCCCGACGGATCGAGGGTCGCGCCGCCTCATGAG GAATGTCCTCAGGAGGCTTGGAGCCTTCATGCTGGTCAATCTTCCCAAGAAGAAAGGTGTATTGAGACTTCAAATGCTTCTAGTTTGTCTTCAGCTGAGT CTGCAACCGAAACAGTAG